A portion of the Bufo gargarizans isolate SCDJY-AF-19 chromosome 7, ASM1485885v1, whole genome shotgun sequence genome contains these proteins:
- the PTBP2 gene encoding polypyrimidine tract-binding protein 2, whose amino-acid sequence MDGIATDVAVGVKRGSDELLSGSVLNGPSSNMTSLVVTANGNDNKKFKGDDKMENAPSRVLHIRKLPGEVTETEVIALGLPFGKVTNILMLKGKNQAFLELATEESASTMVNYYTSMTPHLRNQPIYIQYSNHKELKTDSALNQRAQAVLQAVSAVQTTNSTVANTAGTENAVSSAHSPVLRIIIDNMYYPVTLDVLHQIFSKFGTVLKIITFTKNNQFQALLQYADPVNAQQAKLALDGQNIYNACCTLRIDFSKLVNLNVKYNNDKSRDYTRPDLPSGDGQPALDPAIAAAFAKETSLLAVPGALSPLGIPNAAAAAAAAAAGRVGMHGVTTGGNTVLLVSNLNEEMVSPQSLFTLFGVYGDVQRVKILYNKKDSALIQMADGNQSQLAMSHLNGQKMYGKIIRVTLSKHQTVQLPREGLDDQGLTKDFGNSQLHRFKKPGSKNFQNIFPPSATLHLSNIPQTITEDDLRTLFTNTGGTVKAFKFFQDHKMALLQMSTVEEAIQALIDLHNYNIGDNHHLRVSFSKSTI is encoded by the exons CCAATGGAAatgataacaaaaaatttaaaggaGATGATAAAATGGAAAATGCACCTTCCCGGGTGCTTCATATCCGAAAACTTCCCGGTGAAGTAACAGAGACTGAAGTCATTGCTTTGGGGTTGCCTTTTGGGAAAGTAACAAATATCCTGATGTTAAAAGGAAAAAATCAG GCTTTTTTGGAATTGGCAACAGAGGAATCTGCTTCCACAATGGTTAACTATTACACTTCCATGACACCTCACCTACGTAACCAACCAATCTATATTCAGTACTCTAACCATAAAGAACTTAAGACAGACAGTGCACTGAACCAG CGCGCCCAAGCAGTGCTTCAGGCGGTATCTGCCGTTCAGACTACCAATTCCACTGTGGCTAACACAGCAGGAACGGAGAATGCCGTATCTTCTGCTCACAGCCCAGTGCTCAGAATCATCATTGACAACATGTACTACCCTGTAACACTTGATGTCTTGCACCAG aTCTTTTCCAAGTTTGGAACAGTGTTGAAGATAATCACATTCACAAAAAACAATCAGTTTCAAGCTTTGCTTCAATATGCCGACCCAGTGAATGCACAACAGGCAAAGCTG gcaTTAGATGGGCAAAATATATACAATGCTTGTTGTACCCTCCGGATCGATTTTTCCAAGCTGGTGAACCTAAATGTGAAGTACAACAATGACAAAAGTCGAGACTATACACGACCAGACTTGCCGTCTGGGGATGGGCAGCCTGCATTAGATCCAGCTATAGCTGCGGCTTTTGCCAAGGAAACGTCCCTCCTAG CTGTTCCTGGTGCACTAAGCCCATTAGGAATACccaatgcagctgctgctgctgcagccgccGCCGCGGGCCGTGTTGGCATGCATGGTGTTACAACGGGTGGTAACACTGTTCTTCTTGTAAGCAATCTGAATGAAGAG ATGGTTTCGCCCCAAAGTCTGTTTACCCTCTTCG GTGTCTATGGCGATGTGCAGCGCGTGAAGATTTTATACAATAAGAAAGACAGTGCTCTTATACAGATGGCTGATGGCAACCAGTCACAGCTGG CTATGAGTCACCTTAATGGGCAGAAGATGTACGGAAAGATTATCAGGGTTACATTGTCCAAGCATCAGACAGTGCAGCTACCTCGAGAAGGGCTGGATGATCAAGGGCTAACAAAGGATTTCGGCAACTCTCAGCTACATCGTTTCAAAAAGCCCGGTTCAAAAAATTTTCAGAATATCTTCCCACCTTCTGCAACTCTTCATTTGTCGAACATTCC GCAAACCATTACTGAAGACGACTTGCGCACACTTTTTACAAACACAGGGGGAACTGTTAAAGCTTTCAAATTTTTTCA GGACCATAAAATGGCCCTCCTTCAGATGTCCACTGTGGAAGAAGCTATACAGGCACTGATTGACCTCCACAACTACAACATTGGTGATAATCACCATCTGAGAGTTTCATTCTCCAAATCAACCATTTAA